The stretch of DNA CCGGACATCCTCGGCCTCGCCCGGCCCGATGCGCGCCTCATCTCGGTCGCCAAGCAGCGCGCCCGCCACACCTTGCCGCAGGAGGGGATCAACGCGCTGCTCGTGGCTGAGGCGCTCGCGGGGCAGGACGTTGTGCGCCTCAAGGGCGGCGACCCCTTCATCTTCGGGCGCGGCGGCGAGGAAGCCGAGGCCGCGCGCGCCGCCGGGGTTCCGGTCGAGGTCGTTCCTGGCATTTCCGCCGCCAATGGCGCCGCTGCCGCCAGCCAGATCGCCCTCACCCACCGCGATGCGTCCAGCATCGTCAGCTTTGTCGCCGGCCAGTGCAAGGGCCTTGCCGAGCAGGACTGGTCGGGCCTTGCTGGCAAGGGCCGCACGCTGGTGATCTACATGGGCGTGAACACCGCTCCCCAGATCGCCGAAAAGCTGATGGCCGATGGCCTCGCGCCCGACATGGCCGTCGCTGTGATCGAGAACGCTGCGCGCCCCGAAATGCGCGTGCTGCGCGGGCTGCTCGCCGCCCTGCCCGAGCTGGTCGAACGCGAGGCGGTCCGGAGCCCCGCCCTCATCGTCATCGGCGACGTCACCGCGCGCGAGGACGCTGCCGTGGCCGCGCTCGTTCAGGAGAGAGCACAATGAAAATCCTCACCGGCAACGATCTGCGCACCGGCGCCGTGACCTGGTGGAACGGCACTGGCTGGTCGCCCTTCGTCGACGATGCGGTCGACGTGGGCGAGGACGCCGAGGAAATCCTCGCCCGCGAGGAAGCCGCGCGCCGCGTCAACGTGCCCTACGCCATCGAGGCCTCCATCGACGCCGAGGGCCATGTCCGCCCCGCGCATATCAAGGACCGGGTGCGCGCGCTCGGCCCGACCGTGCGGCGCGACCTCGCCGTGCCGACTGCCGACAAGACCGGCTGGGACTGGGTGATCTGATGTACCGCTATGACCAATATGACCAGCAGATGGTCGAAGCCCGCGTCGCCGAGTTCCGCGATCAGGCCCGCCGCCGTCTCGAAGGCAAGCTGACCGAAGACCAGTTCAAGCCGCTCAGGCTGATGAACGGGCTCTACCTGCAACTCCACGCCTATATGCTGCGGGTCGCGATCCCCTATGGGACGTTGAACAGCCGCCAGATGGAAATGCTCGCCGATATCGCCGACAAATATGATCGCGGCTACGGGCACTTCACCACCCGGCAAAACATCCAGTACAACTGGATCAAGTTGGAAGATTGCGCCGATGCCCTCGCCGATCTGGCGACGGTGGAGATGCACGCGATCCAGACCAGCGGCAATTGCATCCGCAACATCAGCGCCGATCACTTTGCGGGCGCTGCTGCCGACGAGGTGGTCGATCCGCGCCCCTATGCCGAATTGCTGCGCCAGTGGTCGAGCTTCCACCCGGAGTTCACCTACCTGCCGCGCAAGTTCAAGATCGCGGTGATCGCGTCAGAAAAGGACCGCGCGGCGATGCGGCTGCACGATATCGGCATCCGCATTGTCGAGCGAGATGGCGAGATCGGCGCGGAGGTCTATGCCGGCGGTGGCATGGGCCGCACCCCGATGATCGCGCCGCTAATCCGCGACTTCGTGCCGATCGACCAGCTGATCTCTTATTGTGAGGCGGCCTTGCGGGTCTACAACCGCTACGGTCGGCGCGACAACAAGTACAAGGCGCGGATCAAGATCCTCGTCCACGAACTCGGCGCGGCGGAATATATCCGTCAGGTCGAAGAAGAATTTGCGCATATGCTCAGCGTCGGGGTCGAGCCCCCGCGCGAGGAACTGGCGCGGATCGCGGAGTATTTCGCCCCGCCCGCCTTCGTCGATGGCCCCAAGACGGTCGACCGTTCGGACCCCGATTTCGCGCTGTGGGTCGATCGCAACACCCACCGGCACAAGCATGACGCCTATGTCTCGGCAGTCATCAGCCTCAAGCCCGCAGGCGGCATCCCGGGCGATGCGACCTCGGAGCAGATGCGCCTGATGGCGCGGCTGGCGAAGCAATACAGCTTCGACGAGCTCAGGGTAATGCATACCCAGAACGTGCTCCTGCCGCACGTGCGGATTGCCGATCTCCACGCGCTGTGGAGCGCGCTCGACGAGGCCGGGCTCGGCAGTCCCAACATGGACACGATCGAGGACATCATCGCCTGCCCCGGTCTCGACTACTGCTCGCTCGCCAACGCGCGTTCCATCCCGCTCGCCCAGCGCATTTCGGAGCGCTTCGCCGAAACGGGCCGCACCGAAGTGGTCGGCGAACTGAAGCTAAAAATCTCCGGCTGCATCAACGCCTGCGGGCACCACCACGCGGGCCACATCGGCATCCTCGGCGTCGACAAGAAGGGCACCGAAAACTACCAGCTCTCATTGGGCGGCAGCGAGGCCGAGGACGTGAGCCTCGCCAAGATCACCGGCCCCGGCTTCGACGAAGACGGCGTGATCGCCGCGGTCGAGAAGGTCACCGACGTCTATCTCGCCCAGCGTTCGGATGGGGAGCGCTTCCTCGACACCTACCGCCGCATCGGCATGGAGCCGTTCAAGGAGGCATTGTATGGCTGAGAACCTCGGCACCAGCCCCGACGAGGTGCAGTTCCGTTTCCGCGACGACGAGCCGGTCGATCACGGCACCGTCACCGTCGATGCGTGCTGCGACCAGACCAACGCCACCGCCGTCCGGATCGAGCCGGGTGACGACGCGCGCGCCCTGCTGCCGTTCCTCGACCGGCTGGCGCTTGTCGAAGTCAACTTCCCGAGCTTCGGCGACGGGCGCGGCTATTCGGCGGCGCGGATCCTGCGCGAGGCGGGCTATACCGGCGAATTGCGCGCGGTGGGCGATGTGCTGATCGACCAATTGAGCCACATGCGCCGCTGCGGCTTCGACAGCTTCGCCCCCGACAAGCGCCTCGACGAGGAGGACGCGGCGCGCGCCTTCGCAACGTGGGAGAATGTCTACCAACGCGCCGCCGATGCGCGGCGCATCATCGCGGACAAGCGCCATGAAGCCTGAACTCGGCCTCAGCGGCCAGCCGCGCACCCGCGACACGCTCGACCTCGCCCCGCGCTTTACCGAGCATGACGCGGTGCGCTTGAACCGCATGTTCCGCGGCAGCTCGACGCCGGAAATGCTCGAAGCCGTGATCCGGGACGGGTTGGCGGGCGATCTCGCGGTGGTGTCCAGCTTCGGTGCGGAGAGCGCGGTGCTGCTGCATCTGGTCGCCTCGGTCGATGCGAGCGTGCCGGTGCTGTTCCTCGATACCGGCAAACATTTTCCCGAAACGCTTGCCTATCGCGACCTCTTGGCCGAGCGGCTCGGGCTCAATCTGGTGGTGCTGACCCCCGACGCGGAAGAACTCGCCAAGCGCGACGAAACGGGCCTCAGGTGGTCCTACGATCCCGACGGCTGCTGCGAGATCCGCAAGGTCAAGCCGCTCGAAAAGGCGCTGGCTGGCTACGACGCGAGCTTCACCGGCAGGAAGGCGTTCCAGGCCGCCACCCGCGCCAATCTGCCGCGGTTCGAGGTGGACACCTCCGACGCGCAAGGGCGGCTCAAGATCAACCCGCTGATCGACTGGGATGCGGGGCAGATCGAGGGCTACTTCATCCAGCACGACCTGCCGCGCCACCCGCTGATCGCGCAGGGCTACCCCTCGATCGGCTGCTCGCCCTGCACCTCGCAGGTCGCGCCGGGCGAAGACCCGCGCTCGGGCCGGTGGAAGGGCTGGGACAAGACCGAATGCGGCATCCACAAGCCGGGCGAGGAGCCGTTCCTCTGACGCGGCAGACTTACCGTCGGATCGACAGCGCCGGGTTGTAGCCCCGCAGCGACACCTCCGGCGCGACCATGGTGTAGCCGCGCACGATCATCGCCTGCTTCAGCAGGTCGGGCGATTGCAGCCCGGGGATGTAGAGCTGCATCACCTGCTGCCGGCTGTAACGCAGGGGATCGATCGTCTTGATCGCGCTCACCTTGTTGTGCGCCACTGCGATCTTGCCGCGCCCGGTATAGGCGGCAAGCGGAGAACGCGTGACCGCCTGAATCAGCAGGGTCATGCTGCTCCACTCCTCCGGAACCGCGCACAATTCGCGCATCGCCGCCTGCACGGGCTTGTTGGTGTCGTCGGCATAACCCTCGACGATCTTGTAGTTGGGGAAGTCCAGCCACCACGCCCCGGCGGCCGCATGATGCACGAACGGCGCGTTCGCAAAGCGGATCAGCGTGGTGCCGGGCGGGATCAGGATTTCCTTGGGGTTCTCGATCCCGCCATTGCTGGCGGGCACCATGATCTGCCCGTCGGCACCCAGAATGTCGCCGGGGCCGGGGGTGGCAGAGGGCACCGCACTTTGCCCCTGCACCAGCCGCAGCACTTCCGGCCGGTCGAAATATTCCTGATTCAGCGCCGCCATCGGCCCCCTCCCCTCACCTGACGGGCGCGAGACTAACCGATTCGCCGAAAAAATCAGCGACATTCCTCACACGCGAGGGGGCGGGGTCAGACCCAACCCTCGCGCCTGTACCATTCCGCCGTTGCTTTCAGCCCCTCGTCGCCCGCGATCTGCGGTTGCCACAGGCCCGGCGGGGGCTTGCGGTCGAAGCGCGCGACCCAGTTGGGGTGCGCCATGTAGCCCACCCGGTCGGGGGTGAGCTTGGCGCGGTCGCCGCGCGCCAGCCGGTCGGCGGCGGCGGCAATATCCAGCACCGCGCGGGGCAGATGCGGGGCGAACACGCTCTTTTTGCCCATTGCCCTCCCGATCGCCTGTGCGAGTTCCTGATGGCTCCACCCGCCCTCGCGCCCGTCGTCGGGCTCATAAACCTTCTTCTTCGTCGGTGCGGCATTGCCAGCGGCCAGCGCCACCAGCAGGCGCGCGAGATCGTCCGAATGGATGATCGAGGTCGCACCGCCCGGCGGCAACGGCACCACCCCCCACTTGGCGGCGCGGAACAGGTCGAGCATGTCGACATCGCGCGGGCCATAGACGGCAGGCGGACGCACTGTGGTCCAGTCGAGGCCACTCGCTTCCACCAGCGTCTCGGCCCGCGCCTTGGAGGCGCCATAGGCCGACAGCTTGGGCTCACGCGCGGCGAGCGAGGAGACGAACACCAGCCGCTTGACGGCAGCACCCCGCATCGCGTGCAAAACATTGGCGGTGCCGGTGACGTTGGCAGTCTCGAACTCCGCCGGATCGGGCGTGTTGGTCAGGCCCGCGACATGCACCACCGCATCCGCACCCGCGACCAGCG from Porphyrobacter sp. YT40 encodes:
- the cobA gene encoding uroporphyrinogen-III C-methyltransferase, coding for MQHVGTIYLVGAGPGPVDLLTLRAARLIEQARVIVHDGLIGPDILGLARPDARLISVAKQRARHTLPQEGINALLVAEALAGQDVVRLKGGDPFIFGRGGEEAEAARAAGVPVEVVPGISAANGAAAASQIALTHRDASSIVSFVAGQCKGLAEQDWSGLAGKGRTLVIYMGVNTAPQIAEKLMADGLAPDMAVAVIENAARPEMRVLRGLLAALPELVEREAVRSPALIVIGDVTAREDAAVAALVQERAQ
- a CDS encoding DUF2849 domain-containing protein; translation: MKILTGNDLRTGAVTWWNGTGWSPFVDDAVDVGEDAEEILAREEAARRVNVPYAIEASIDAEGHVRPAHIKDRVRALGPTVRRDLAVPTADKTGWDWVI
- a CDS encoding nitrite/sulfite reductase — its product is MYRYDQYDQQMVEARVAEFRDQARRRLEGKLTEDQFKPLRLMNGLYLQLHAYMLRVAIPYGTLNSRQMEMLADIADKYDRGYGHFTTRQNIQYNWIKLEDCADALADLATVEMHAIQTSGNCIRNISADHFAGAAADEVVDPRPYAELLRQWSSFHPEFTYLPRKFKIAVIASEKDRAAMRLHDIGIRIVERDGEIGAEVYAGGGMGRTPMIAPLIRDFVPIDQLISYCEAALRVYNRYGRRDNKYKARIKILVHELGAAEYIRQVEEEFAHMLSVGVEPPREELARIAEYFAPPAFVDGPKTVDRSDPDFALWVDRNTHRHKHDAYVSAVISLKPAGGIPGDATSEQMRLMARLAKQYSFDELRVMHTQNVLLPHVRIADLHALWSALDEAGLGSPNMDTIEDIIACPGLDYCSLANARSIPLAQRISERFAETGRTEVVGELKLKISGCINACGHHHAGHIGILGVDKKGTENYQLSLGGSEAEDVSLAKITGPGFDEDGVIAAVEKVTDVYLAQRSDGERFLDTYRRIGMEPFKEALYG
- a CDS encoding DUF934 domain-containing protein, whose product is MAENLGTSPDEVQFRFRDDEPVDHGTVTVDACCDQTNATAVRIEPGDDARALLPFLDRLALVEVNFPSFGDGRGYSAARILREAGYTGELRAVGDVLIDQLSHMRRCGFDSFAPDKRLDEEDAARAFATWENVYQRAADARRIIADKRHEA
- a CDS encoding phosphoadenylyl-sulfate reductase, with translation MKPELGLSGQPRTRDTLDLAPRFTEHDAVRLNRMFRGSSTPEMLEAVIRDGLAGDLAVVSSFGAESAVLLHLVASVDASVPVLFLDTGKHFPETLAYRDLLAERLGLNLVVLTPDAEELAKRDETGLRWSYDPDGCCEIRKVKPLEKALAGYDASFTGRKAFQAATRANLPRFEVDTSDAQGRLKINPLIDWDAGQIEGYFIQHDLPRHPLIAQGYPSIGCSPCTSQVAPGEDPRSGRWKGWDKTECGIHKPGEEPFL
- a CDS encoding NAD(P)-dependent oxidoreductase, giving the protein MSLLAITGATGFVGSAVLAETLAQGHEVRALARREQAPQAGVEWVRGDLADTAALAALVAGADAVVHVAGLTNTPDPAEFETANVTGTANVLHAMRGAAVKRLVFVSSLAAREPKLSAYGASKARAETLVEASGLDWTTVRPPAVYGPRDVDMLDLFRAAKWGVVPLPPGGATSIIHSDDLARLLVALAAGNAAPTKKKVYEPDDGREGGWSHQELAQAIGRAMGKKSVFAPHLPRAVLDIAAAADRLARGDRAKLTPDRVGYMAHPNWVARFDRKPPPGLWQPQIAGDEGLKATAEWYRREGWV